A stretch of Lathyrus oleraceus cultivar Zhongwan6 chromosome 6, CAAS_Psat_ZW6_1.0, whole genome shotgun sequence DNA encodes these proteins:
- the LOC127094318 gene encoding zinc finger BED domain-containing protein RICESLEEPER 2: MGQPNQTIPTQSVMNEVGSTTTTEVVGAELVNTQPTKKRKASASGSRQSSACWEHFIRLPDDLVDTPTAACKHCHKKYLCDPRTHGTTNMNHHILKCAKKPRTIDPTQTILTYPSAEGSSLGHVSSKFDKQACRKALSIFVVLDEKPFSAVEGEGFKYYSKVMQPQFTLPSRRTVARDCFQLHLDEKQKLKAFFKSDCNRVALTTDCWTSIQNQNYLTLTAHFVDNEWNYQKRILSFTVIPNHKGDTVGRKIEEVLRDWGIRNVSTITVDNATSNDVAVAYLHRKISTMNGMMGDGKCFHMRCAAHILNLVVNEGLKDKHLSITSGRDAVRFFKSSPHRAAKFKECIEFAGITCKKLVCLDVSTRWNATYLMLEAAENFQAAFDKLEYEESSYREFFGKGSPSSSDDWDIVRAFISFLKLFYEATNVFSTSQSVSLHSAFHQVSAIYCELKQATMNLNGVFASVGGDMMEKYNICVLVW; encoded by the coding sequence ATGGGTCAGCCTAATCAAACTATACCTACTCAATCTGTCATGAATGAAGTtggttcaacaacaacaactgaAGTTGTTGGAGCAGAATTAGTTAATACCCAACCTACAAAGAAGAGGAAAGCTAGTGCAAGTGGTTCTAGGCAATCATCTGCTTGTTGGGAGCACTTTATTAGATTACCAGATGACTTAGTTGATACACCAACTGCAGCTTGTAAACACTGCCACAAAAAATACCTATGTGACCCTAGGACTCATGGCACCACCAACATGAACCATCACATTCTAAAATGTGCAAAGAAGCCTAGAACCATTGATCCCACCCAAACTATTCTGACATACCCCTCTGCAGAAGGATCTAGTTTGGGTCATGTTAGCTCCAAATTTGACAAGCAAGCTTGTAGAAAAGCTTTGTCAATTTTTGTGGTTCTAGATGAAAAACCATTTAGTGCAGTTGAGGGGGAAGGTTTTAAGTACTATTCTAAAGTAATGCAGCCCCAATTTACTCTCCCATCTAGGCGTACAGTAGCTAGAGACTGTTTTCAGCTACACTTGGATGAGAAACAAAAACTAAAAGCCTTCTTTAAGTCTGACTGCAATAGAGTAGCACTTACTACTGATTGTTGGACTTCTATCCAAAATCAAAACTACTTAACCCTTACGGCACACTTTGTGGATAACGAATGGAACTATCAAAAGAGAATTTTAAGCTTCACAGTTATTCCAAACCACAAGGGTGATACGGTAGGTAGGAAGATTGAAGAGGTGTTAAGGGATTGGGGAATTAGGAATGTGTCTACCATAACTGTTGATAATGCAACTTCAAATGATGTAGCTGTAGCATATTTGCATAGAAAAATATCAACTATGAATGGGATGATGGGGGATGGAAAATGTTTTCATATGAGGTGCGCTGCTCACATATTGAATTTGGTGGTAAATGAGGGTTTGAAAGATAAGCATTTGTCTATTACTAGTGGTAGGGATGCTGTTAGATTTTTCAAGTCCTCACCTCATAGGGCAGCCAAGTTTAAAGAGTGCATTGAATTTGCTGGAATAACTTGTAAAAAACTAGTATGTCTCGATGTTTCAACTCGTTGGAACGCGACATATTTGatgcttgaggctgcagagaaCTTTCAAGCTGCTTTTGATAAGCTTGAGTATGAAGAGTCGAGCTATAGGGAGTTCTTTGGAAAAGGTAGTCCTTCTAGTAGTGATGATTGGGACATTGTTAGAGCTTTCATCTCTTTTTTAAAGTTATTCTATGAAGCAACTAATGTTTTTTCCACCTCTCAAAGTGTGAGTTTGCATAGTGCTTTTCACCAAGTGTCTGCGATCTATTGTGAGCTGAAGCAAGCTACTATGAACTTGAATGGTGTTTTTGCAAGTGTGGGTGGGGACATGATGGAAAAGTATAATATCTGTGTCTTAGTTTGGTGA